The Deltaproteobacteria bacterium genomic interval GCGATCCGGCGTGTGGAGGAGAAGGGGATGCGGGCGGTGGTCAAGGATTTCAGCGCCAACAGATATCTTTTCAGGAATACGGTGGGCCGCTTTCTCATATGGCGGGAGGCGAAGGCCTACAGGCGGCTGAAGGGAGTAAAGGGGGTGCCGACACTGTACCGGGTCATTGACGGGATCGCCCTGATCATAGAGGAGATTCCCGGAAGAAGCCTGGAGAACCTCGAACAGGAGATGAGACTCCCTCCCGCCTTTTTTAATGAGTTGAATGACCTGGTGGCCTGTTTTCACCGAAGGGGCCTGGCCCACTGTGATCTGAAACGGGCGCCCAATACCCTGTTGGGGGAGGACGGGCATCCCTACATCGTGGACTGGGCCGCATCCATCAGCGAGGCGGAGTTTCGACTTCCCCTCCTGCGCCTCATATACCGCAGGTTCCTGTTGGACGATCTCTTGGCCGTCATCAAACTCAAATTACGCCACTCCCCTGAAACCGTGACTCCCGAAGAGAGGGCGCGTTACGTCTATCGAAGCACGGGTGAAAAATTTATAAGGGGCGTCAGGGACAGGCTCAGAGAGATGCTGCAGAAGGCTGCGTAAGATTGCGTCAGCCAAATCAGGATGCTCAGCTCCGGACGTTCTCCTGGTCCAGGGCGACCATAATGACCTGGGCGACCCCCCTGCCGATGGCCAGCCGTGTGTGCCCATGCCCCAGAATAATCCTTCCTTGTCCGCTGTTGGCAATAACCTCTATGGTATCGCCGGGACGCAATCCCAGGGCGGCCAGGCGGGCCCTCCGCGTCCTCCCACCGGACACCTCTCGGATAATCACCCGCTCTCCGGGTTTGGCAGCGGCCAGGGGCATCAAACGTTGTCTTCTTGAGAGACAATCCGAACACAATCCATAGATTTCCATCCTGTGCTGAAGCATGTGAAACCCATATCTCGCGGCCACTGTCAACTGGCACCTCTCAATATGTTCGTCGGAAAATTCGACGATCTTCCCGCACTTGGTGCAGACCAGGTGATCGTGATGCCTGCCGAGATGACGATGCTCATACCGGATCGGTTGCCCGTCAAACTGCTTTTTCCGGGCAAATCCCAATTCAACCATCCGGTTCATGCATTGGGCCACAAACACCGGATCAAACGCATAGCCCTTTTCCTTCAGAAGCTGCACCATCTCCTCGAAGGTGATATGTGCCTCGGTTCCAAGAAAAACATCAATGATATCGAGTCGTTCCTGAATCCGGTCCGTGCCGTCTTCTTCTATAAGGGCCTTGAAATTGGCCTTTTCCAGATCGTTAGAATGTGTCATATGCGAACTATCCTGAAGATACACTTCATAACTGATTTATTAATGTTTAGCATTTAGGAATCCAACAAACCCTTTGATACTATTGGTCATAAACATCCGTTCTCTATTCTGCATATCTGAATTCATGCGGTGAAATGCCGCCAGATTGGGATCGTTTTCGAGCAGGAGATCCATGGCGTTTCGGATGATGGTGTCATCGTTTCCCCCCTGACGGACACATTGGCCGATGATTTTCTTCCAATGGAGAAGCTGCTCCCGGAAGCGACTCAACATGGCGTGGGAACCTCGGGCCTTGCCGAAGTGGGCGTACCGTATGGGTTGATCCTTTAAGGTTGACAGCGCATCGAGACTCTTCAGAAAACCATCCAAAAAGAACTTTGGGGGGGTGGCTGGACGCAGATAGTCCAGACCGTCAAAATCGATATAATTGCCCGCGGCCTCACCGGCATAAAGTCTTTCCTGATAGCTGTAGCTGAGGTGGTGAACCGCATGGCCGGGTGTCTCTATCACAAGAAGTTCCTTAAGCTTCACCCCGGTATGGGGGATCAACTTTTCCCCGGGAACCGGCTTTGGCGGGCCGTATGCGCTTGCAACATCCCCCAGGACATTCAGGCTGCTGATCCAGAGTCTTTCCGGGTTGATCAGGTGCCGGATCGCGTCAGCATGGCATATTGCCCGGGCCATGGGATATTCTTCCAGTATCCGGGCCAGGGCCCCGGCATGATCCAGGTGAATATGGGTGATGAGGATATAATCCACCCGGGGGAGCTGGAGCCGGGAGAGCGACCGGATCAGCCGGTCTGCACTGTTGGCAGGACCCACATCCACAATCAGGTTGAGATCGCCCCGGCAGATCCACGATCCGAAAAAGGAATTGAATCCGGGGATATCCTGTTTTATCTCAATAAGCCGATCCATCATATGCTTATCTTTGTCGCTGGTAAACAAAGGTGGCGCACGCTTCAGTAATCCAGACCCAGGCCCCTCGATGATCCGCAACAGGCCTTTGAATCGAGGTCAATATAGCGATGTGGGGGAGGAGAGTCAAGGTGTGGAATTGCGACAGATAGTTGTTCACTCCGATACGAAAACATGATAAATAAAATATTTTACGAATGAAGGTGAAGGTCCACGTTCGGGAGGGTCCCTGTCCTTTGGAAAACCGTTTCCCTATCCTCATTGTCGAAGACGATCCGGTCTCGCGAAGGCTTTTGGAGATGACGCTGTCAAAGGCCGGTTATGAAGTGGTGTCCGCCAAGGACGGGGAGGAGGCGTTGGCATGCTTCAATGCGCAATTCTTTCCCATCGTATTTACGGACTGGATGATGCCGGAGATGGACGGGCTGCAGCTATGCCGCAGTATCCGAGAGGAGGTCTCGGCCGGTTATGTGTTTATCTTTCTGCTGACGGCCAGGGACTCCAGGGAAGATATGCTTGCCGGCCTGGAGGCCGGGGCCGACGATTATCTGACCAAACCCTTTGACCGATCAGAACTTTTTGCCCGCCTCAAGACGGCTGTCCGTATCCTGAATCTGGAAAAATCGTTAAAAGACGCCAATGACGCCATCCGTATGCTATCCATAACCGATACCATGACAGGGTGCTACAACCGCACCTATATGGACGCACATCTTCCCCATGAGCTTCAAAGAGCAAGGCGGTACGGCCATCCCATTTCCGTACTTATGGTGGATATCGATCACTTCAAGGGGGTCAATGATACGTACGGACACCAGGCCGGAGATGAGGTATTAAAGGCCTTTGTCCAAACAATGGGCCGGTCGATCCGTTCAAGAGTGGATTGGATCGCCCGTTACGGGGGGGAGGAATTTATTGTGGTTCTTCCTGAGACGGATTTTGATAAGGCGCAAGTCCTGGCGGAAAGACTCCGCGCCAAGGTATCGAAGCAGATTGTCTTCCATAAGGAAGAAGCGATTCGGATTACGGCCAGTTTCGGGGTTACGGGCCTTGCACCTGGCCAGGGCGTGACAGGCTTTCCGCCGGATATCTCGCACGAGGCCATGATCCGTGTGGCGGACAAATGCCTGTACGCGGCCAAGGAGGCGGGCCGAAACAAGGTCATTGCAAGTCCTGTAATCGAGAGGCCCTGAGACGATCCATGCGTGCGATCGTATTTGACGGCCATCTCCAATACAGGGAGGATTATCCCGAACCGGAGGCGATGCCGGGTTGGGCCCGGATCAGGGTGCTCAAGGCCGGCATCTGTACTACGGATATCGAGATTACCAGGGGGTACAAGGGTTTCGAGGGGGTTCTGGGACACGAGTTTGTCGGGGTGGTCGATTCCAATATCTTGATCGGGGATCAGCCTGATTTTACGGGAAAACGCGTTGTCGGCGAGATCAATGCCGGGTGTGGGGCCTGTGCGTCCTGCGTCAAAGGCCTGCAGCGTCATTGCCCTCACCGGAAGTGTTTGGGCATCCTCGATTTGAACGGTTGCATGGCCGATTATTGTATGCTGCCGGTGTCCAACCTTTACGTCGTTCCTGTCTCGATGGCCGACAACAGAGCGGTTCTGGTGGAGCCGCTCTCCGCAGCCTTTGAGGTGTTGGAACAACTGGCGTTAACCGGGTCGGAACGGGCGGTGGTATTGGGCGACGGGCGCCTCGGGATTTTGTGTGCATGGGCGCTTGCAACAGCCCTTCCGGATGTGACGCTCATAGGACACCATAAGACAAAGCTCGAAAACGCCCGCTGGCGTGACCTCAAGATCCGGTCGGAATTTCCAGCAGAGATGGCGGGAAAGGTCGATTTCGTTGTGGAAGCCACCGGATCAGCCGCGGGCTTGACTGATGCGGTAACGCTCTGCAGGCCCCGCGGAACAATTGTGCTCAAGTCCACGGTGGCAGGTGAGTGGAAGGTGGACCTGTCGAGCGTGGTGGTCAATGAACAGACACTGGTCGGGTCCAGATGCGGCCGGTTTGAGGTGGGCCTTCGCATGCTGGCGACTCATCCGGATATGCCCCTTGAACGCCTCATCTCCGCCGAATACCCGATGGCACAGGCGCTGGCGGCATTTGAATCGGCGAAGCGTCCGGAGGCATTAAAAATACTGATTGACATGGCCGTGAAAGAATAAAAAAATTTTTCAGATGGTGAGACACTCTCTTGGTTCTGGATTGACCAGATTCGCCATCTGCAATTTAAACACAGTTCCGGATTATCCGGGTAAGGCAGATTGACATGTTTACCGGTCTGATTGAAGGATTGGGCAAGGTCGGCGGAATTCGACGTTCGCGCAATGACATGAAGGTCACCATCATCCCGCCTTTTGATGCGATCGACTGCGAGATCGGGGAGAGCATCTCTGTCAACGGCGTATGCCTCACCGTAACGGAGATATCGGGGAATGCTCTGGGCATGGATGTATCCGGCGAGACCCTTTCCCGTTCCACACTGAGGTTTCTGAAGATGGGGGATTCGGTAAATCTTGAGCGGGCCCTCCGGTTGACGGATCGTCTGGGGGGACATCTGGTCGCGGGGCATGTGGACGGCGTCGGAACGATCGTCGGGAAAGATCAATCCGGGCAATCTTGGCGCATACGGATCCGGATTGAACAAGGTCTTTCCCGTTACCTCATCGTGAAGGGCTCCATTGCAGTGGATGGGATCAGCCTGACGATTAATGCTTGTGAAAATGATCTCTTTGAGGTAAATATCATCCCTCAGACCGGCGTTGCAACGACGCTTTTGAAAAAAAAGACAGGAGACCCGGTCAATATCGAAACCGACCTCATCGGCAAATATGTGGAGAAGCTGTTTTCCAGAGGGAGGCCGGACCGGGACACAGAGGCCTCGGGAATTGACCTCGAAGCCCTCGCAAAACATGGGTTCATCAGATAGCAGGCAGGAGACCCTCTTCCTGGCGACGACCTCATGGGGACTTTGAGCGGCTCTCTGATGCCATTAATGATGCACCATAAAAAAGGATCTTGAAGATGCCTATATCCAATATCGCAGATGTGTTAGACGACCTGAAACAAGGAAAGACGATCATCCTTGTGGACGATGAGGGGAGGGAGAATGAGGGGGATCTGACCATAGCGGCTGAAAAGGTAACGCCGGAGGCCATCAATTTCATGGCCAAACATGGTCGCGGTCTTATCTGCCTCGCATTGGAGCCGGAGATCGTGGAAAAATTGGAACTCGACCAGATGGTCAGCAAGAATCGTTCTCCTTTCCAGACGGCCTTTACCGTATCGATAGAGGCCGCCCGAGGTGTTACCACGGGCATCTCCGCTGCTGACAGGGCCCATACCATTTTGACCGCCATAGCGGATGATGCAACACCCGAAGACCTTGTTCATCCAGGACATGTCTTCCCTCTGAGGGCCAGACGGGGAGGGGTCCTGTTCAGGACCGGACAGACCGAGGGTTCGGTCGATCTTGCGCGGCTCGCCGGTCTCAAGCCTGCGGCTGTGATCTGTGAAGTCATGAAGGATGACGGGACCATGGCCCGCCTGCCGGACCTGGAGATATTCGCCCAAGAGCACGATTTGAAGATCGCCACCGTGGCCGATCTCATCTCTTACCGGATGCGAAAGGAGTCCTTTGTACACAAGGCTGCAGAAACGGTCCTGCCGACGCCCTTTGGGGAATGGAAGGCCATGGCGTTTGTCAATGACATAGACGATTACGAGCACCTGGCCCTGGTAAAAGGCGAGATTGATCCGGAGAAAGATGTGATGGTCAGGGTCCATTCCGGGTGCCTGACCGGGGATGTTTTCAGTTCCTATCGATGTGACTGCGGCGAGCAGTTGGAAGCTGCCATGTCTATCATCCAGAAGGAAGGTCTCGGCGTAATACTCTATCTCCAGCAGGAAGGGCGAGGTATCGGCCTTGCAAATAAGCTGAAGGCCTATGCCCTTCAGGATCAGGGGTTCGATACGGTGGAAGCCAATGAAGAACTCGGTTTCGCTGCAGACTTAAGGGATTATGGAGTGGGGGCCCAGATCCTGGTGGCCATCGGCGTCAAGAAAATGAGGCTGCTGACCAATAACCCGAAAAAAATTATCGGACTGGAGGGTTATGGGTTGCAGGTTACCGGACGGGTGCCCATCGAGTGCATACCGAGGCCGGAAAACCTTCGATATC includes:
- a CDS encoding riboflavin synthase, yielding MFTGLIEGLGKVGGIRRSRNDMKVTIIPPFDAIDCEIGESISVNGVCLTVTEISGNALGMDVSGETLSRSTLRFLKMGDSVNLERALRLTDRLGGHLVAGHVDGVGTIVGKDQSGQSWRIRIRIEQGLSRYLIVKGSIAVDGISLTINACENDLFEVNIIPQTGVATTLLKKKTGDPVNIETDLIGKYVEKLFSRGRPDRDTEASGIDLEALAKHGFIR
- a CDS encoding MBL fold metallo-hydrolase → MMDRLIEIKQDIPGFNSFFGSWICRGDLNLIVDVGPANSADRLIRSLSRLQLPRVDYILITHIHLDHAGALARILEEYPMARAICHADAIRHLINPERLWISSLNVLGDVASAYGPPKPVPGEKLIPHTGVKLKELLVIETPGHAVHHLSYSYQERLYAGEAAGNYIDFDGLDYLRPATPPKFFLDGFLKSLDALSTLKDQPIRYAHFGKARGSHAMLSRFREQLLHWKKIIGQCVRQGGNDDTIIRNAMDLLLENDPNLAAFHRMNSDMQNRERMFMTNSIKGFVGFLNAKH
- a CDS encoding alcohol dehydrogenase catalytic domain-containing protein; the protein is MRAIVFDGHLQYREDYPEPEAMPGWARIRVLKAGICTTDIEITRGYKGFEGVLGHEFVGVVDSNILIGDQPDFTGKRVVGEINAGCGACASCVKGLQRHCPHRKCLGILDLNGCMADYCMLPVSNLYVVPVSMADNRAVLVEPLSAAFEVLEQLALTGSERAVVLGDGRLGILCAWALATALPDVTLIGHHKTKLENARWRDLKIRSEFPAEMAGKVDFVVEATGSAAGLTDAVTLCRPRGTIVLKSTVAGEWKVDLSSVVVNEQTLVGSRCGRFEVGLRMLATHPDMPLERLISAEYPMAQALAAFESAKRPEALKILIDMAVKE
- a CDS encoding bifunctional 3,4-dihydroxy-2-butanone-4-phosphate synthase/GTP cyclohydrolase II → MPISNIADVLDDLKQGKTIILVDDEGRENEGDLTIAAEKVTPEAINFMAKHGRGLICLALEPEIVEKLELDQMVSKNRSPFQTAFTVSIEAARGVTTGISAADRAHTILTAIADDATPEDLVHPGHVFPLRARRGGVLFRTGQTEGSVDLARLAGLKPAAVICEVMKDDGTMARLPDLEIFAQEHDLKIATVADLISYRMRKESFVHKAAETVLPTPFGEWKAMAFVNDIDDYEHLALVKGEIDPEKDVMVRVHSGCLTGDVFSSYRCDCGEQLEAAMSIIQKEGLGVILYLQQEGRGIGLANKLKAYALQDQGFDTVEANEELGFAADLRDYGVGAQILVAIGVKKMRLLTNNPKKIIGLEGYGLQVTGRVPIECIPRPENLRYLSTKCHKLGHLLNRIE
- a CDS encoding transcriptional repressor, with the protein product MTHSNDLEKANFKALIEEDGTDRIQERLDIIDVFLGTEAHITFEEMVQLLKEKGYAFDPVFVAQCMNRMVELGFARKKQFDGQPIRYEHRHLGRHHDHLVCTKCGKIVEFSDEHIERCQLTVAARYGFHMLQHRMEIYGLCSDCLSRRQRLMPLAAAKPGERVIIREVSGGRTRRARLAALGLRPGDTIEVIANSGQGRIILGHGHTRLAIGRGVAQVIMVALDQENVRS
- a CDS encoding diguanylate cyclase, with amino-acid sequence MENRFPILIVEDDPVSRRLLEMTLSKAGYEVVSAKDGEEALACFNAQFFPIVFTDWMMPEMDGLQLCRSIREEVSAGYVFIFLLTARDSREDMLAGLEAGADDYLTKPFDRSELFARLKTAVRILNLEKSLKDANDAIRMLSITDTMTGCYNRTYMDAHLPHELQRARRYGHPISVLMVDIDHFKGVNDTYGHQAGDEVLKAFVQTMGRSIRSRVDWIARYGGEEFIVVLPETDFDKAQVLAERLRAKVSKQIVFHKEEAIRITASFGVTGLAPGQGVTGFPPDISHEAMIRVADKCLYAAKEAGRNKVIASPVIERP